The region TCCTTATGCATCATTAATGTCAAGAGTGTTTTCAGAGCAAATTGACAGAATTGGATTTGAAAAGATAAATGCAATAAAACAAAATGGTGCTAGTGGATTAAGTGTATTAGTAACAGCGCTTTTACCAAAAATCATACCTATTATTGAGACTTATGGTGCATATAGACTTGAATGTGCTATTCGAGGAGCTACACTTCTTGGTGTTTTTGGTTTGGGCGGAATAGGGACTGAATTGCAGCTAAGTATAATTTCACTTAATTTTCCAGAGATGTGGACATCGCTTTGGATGCTTTTTATCGCTTTATTTATTCTTGAGAAATTAATAAAAGCCATTCAAATATCACAATTCTACCTAAATAATATTGGGAGATATATTTTAATAAGCCTCTTTATAATATGTCTGTCAATTACTATTAGTATATTAAGAGCAGATAGCCTGGGTCTAAATATTTTTAGTTCATTTGAATTTCATAGTATAGGTAGAGTAAGTATAGAAAAATTCTCTTTAGCACTTCGAAGCATTGATTGGACAAAACTAATATTAGACACATTGGTTTTAACTTTATTATCGTCAGGAATTGCTATAGGCTTACCACCTCTACTTTTGATGATATTTCCAGAAAACTTTGTACAAAGTATTATTAGTGCAATATGGATTGTATGTAGAATTATTCCTTCACCATTGTCAGTATTACTAATACTTTTGTGCTGTACACCAAGTATATCTGTAGCAGCTCTTGCTTTGGGGCTACAAAACATGGCGGTGTTAGGGAAAATATTAAAAGAGA is a window of Prochlorococcus marinus subsp. marinus str. CCMP1375 DNA encoding:
- a CDS encoding phosphate ABC transporter permease, with translation MQKIQLTTPVLTILPAIAIFPVTLQLVSNLHIGGINTLFLFCISAFRPSFNYQVLKSSWHGLQITFSLAVISWGISLLIGLILGLISSTTFYKIIELPKFLGTITKRALAIPRATHELIWGLLLLQLFGLAPWIAIVALSIPYASLMSRVFSEQIDRIGFEKINAIKQNGASGLSVLVTALLPKIIPIIETYGAYRLECAIRGATLLGVFGLGGIGTELQLSIISLNFPEMWTSLWMLFIALFILEKLIKAIQISQFYLNNIGRYILISLFIICLSITISILRADSLGLNIFSSFEFHSIGRVSIEKFSLALRSIDWTKLILDTLVLTLLSSGIAIGLPPLLLMIFPENFVQSIISAIWIVCRIIPSPLSVLLILLCCTPSISVAALALGLQNMAVLGKILKENIDSQSKELFNSIKSTGTSKQIAWLYGKLSPQSNSYLTYSTYRVDVILRETIAVGVIGGVGLGWQLKESLSSFAWEEVVLICTAFITITLSSEIFTESLHKKLNSIDDLTQANPTQTFTK